One stretch of Podospora pseudoanserina strain CBS 124.78 chromosome 4, whole genome shotgun sequence DNA includes these proteins:
- a CDS encoding hypothetical protein (EggNog:ENOG503NUT8) — translation MLTPKKTLAVMAIFAAIAAAKELPVNLELKAELYDSGIRHEQIMALKNRVWSEFEAQGAYDSRQYKKFSVKKASDFYACTNGFATYIPNDSRYRFRCKELDLYDFKTHAELGSTQGRGAGSWGWTSPDGREFVAIAQLDGTSFAEVTKQGKLVYLGRLPQYITAEPSLWREIKGYKSYIVIGSEAEKHGVQIFDLAKLLTVDPASPVVFSNQKDLAGWWGDALPIGRSHNVLTNEELNYGVAVGFQPRNSTYKAGLLFFDLTDPANPTTLGGSGADGYVHDAQCLVYRGPDEKHVGKDICYGYNEDALTIYDVTDKKNITIISTTSYEGASYTHQGWVLDTQWQQYIIADDEYDEVDARGPAREGYPVSYIWDISSLEKPKQTGHYKHLRKGIDHNQFVKDGFSYQSNYALGISVLDLRSVPRDPTGKGIKEVAYFDTYPEDDHLPGGGNVTFTGTWSHYPFLPSGFIVINTMDRGAFVVKKSKGAAW, via the exons ATGCTGACACCAAAGAAGACACTTGCTGTCATGGCAATCTTTGCTGCCATCGCGGCAGCGAAGGAGCTTCCGGTGAATCTGGAGCTCAAGGCCGAGCTCTATGACAGTGGTATCCGCCACGAGCAAATCATGGCTCTCAAAAAT CGTGTCTGGAGTGAGTTCGAAGCCCAAGGTGCCTACGACTCCCGCCAGTACAAAAAGTTTTCCGTCAAAAAGGCCAGCGACTTCTACGCCTGCACCAACGGCTTTGCGACCTACATCCCCAACGACTCACGCTACAGGTTCAGGTGCAAGGAGCTCGACTTGTACGACTTCAAGACCCATGCCGAGCTAGGGAGCACTCAAGGTAGGGGGGCCGGATCATGGGGTTGGACCTCCCCTGACGGAAGAGAATTCGTCGCCATTGCCCAGTTGGACGGGACCTCGTTTGCCGAGGTAACCAAGCAAGGCAAGCTGGTGTACCTTGGTCGTCTCCCACAATACATCACTGCTGAACCGTCTTTGTGGAGAGAGATCAAGGGGTACAAGAGTTACATTGTTATTGGTAGCGAGGCGGAGAAACACGGAGTCCAGATATTCGACTTGGCCAAGTTGCTAACCGTTGACCCGGCAAGTCCCGTGGTCTTCTCCAACCAGAAGGACCTGgcaggatggtggggagatGCCTTGCCTATTGGGCGATCGCATAATGTCTTGACCAACGAGGAGCTGAACTACGGTGTGGCTGTGGGATTCCAGCCCAGGAACTCGACATACAAGGCagggttgttgttcttcGACCTGACGGACCCTGCAAACCCAACCACACTTGGTGGGTCTGGTGCGGACGGCTATGTGCACGATGCCCAGTGCTTGGTGTATCGTGGTCCGGATGAGAAGCATGTTGGCAAAGATATCTGCTATGGGTATAATGAGGATGCGTTGACGAT CTACGACGTAaccgacaagaagaacatcaccatcatatccaccacctcctacGAAGGCGCCAGCTATACCCACCAGGGATGGGTCTTGGACACCCAGTGGCAACAATATATCATTGCTGACGATGAATACGACGAAGTCGACGCACGCGGTCCTGCACGTGAAGGCTACCCCGTCTCGTACATCTGGGACATCAGCTCGCTCGAGAAACCGAAGCAGACGGGACACTACAAGCATCTGAGAAAGGGAATCGACCATAACCAGTTTGTCAAAGATGGCTTCTCGTACCAGAGCAATTACGCCCTTGGCATCAGCGTGCTGGATTTAAGGTCTGTGCCAAGAGATCCCACCGGCAAAGGAATCAAGGAGGTGGCATACTTTGACACATACCCCGAGGACGATCACCTTCCCGGTGGTGGAAATGTCACATTCACTGGCACCTGGAGTCACTACCCCTTCTTGCCTAGCGGGTTCAttgtcatcaacaccatggaCCGTGGTGCATTTGTAGTGAAGAAGTCCAAGGGAGCGGCGTGGTAA
- a CDS encoding hypothetical protein (COG:E; EggNog:ENOG503NVU6) translates to MSVNRAASVSSAGNQRSTSSSSAKSNREHLLPEADVQAQVVAEHLPTGFTAEFDATLPAPKSKPALATTSRSNSTANTTKNHSTAAESSLKLQGGDIHRELFRLAASEGGPGGTSQIRSGSVHRRANTFHNPREYRRSLAAEEGLSVGDQLAPGGFRRAYLLQKRRNAKPNDFYAARMPITRNFVEFLNLYGHFAGEDLEDSDEEAVESESEDEDGERRPLLTTTRERQRQREREGEAEGREGAGMTKTFFTLLKAFVGTGIMFLPKAFSNGGLLFSSLAMVGVSAISMWAFHLLLELKERYRGGYGEIGYAVAGGRMRGLILASIALSQLGFVCAGIVFVAENLLTFFEAVMKDSRSFTTAGLIALQLVILVPLSWIRNISKLGPAALLADACILVGVTYIYWYDITSLVDMGGMDKGVVMFNPDRYTMMVGSAIFTFEGIGLILPIQSSMARPEKFEWLLGVVMLIITIVFTSVGALCYATFGLDTQIEIINNFPQDSKLVNAIQFLYSVAILVGTPVQLFPALRILETKIFGRKSGKKSLKTKWIKNGFRFAMVCLCGVISVLGTGNLDKFVALIGSAACVPLVYVYPAWLHYKGAAETKAAKLGDLAMVVLGLVGMVYTTAVTIINSFM, encoded by the coding sequence ATGTCCGTAAACCGTGCCGCTTCCGTCTCCTCGGCCGGCAATCAACGCTcgacatcgtcctcgtcggcaAAGTCCAACAGAGAGCATCTTCTCCCCGAGGCCGATGTGCAAGCCCAGGTCGTGGCAGAGCATCTGCCGACCGGCTTCACTGCCGAATTCGACGCTACCCTCCCCGCGCCCAAGTCCAAACCGGCCTTGGCCACCACCTCTCGCTCTAACAGCACCGCCAACACGACAAAAAACCACTCGACCGCCGCCGAatcctccctcaaactccaAGGCGGCGACATCCACCGTGAGCTTTTCCGCCTCGCCGCATCCGAAGGCGGTCCCGGTGGTACCTCTCAGATCAGATCCGGCTCGGTACACCGGCGCGCAAACACTTTTCACAACCCCCGAGAATACCGCcgctccctcgccgccgaggaaggcCTCAGCGTGGGCGACCAGTTAGCGCCGGGTGGGTTCCGCCGGGCCTATCTCCtccagaaaagaagaaatgcCAAACCAAATGACTTCTATGCTGCCCGAATGCCGATCACGCGAAACTTTGTCGAGTTTTTGAATTTGTACGGGCACTTTGCGGGTGAGGACTTGGAGGACAGCGACGAAGAGGCGGTGGAGTCCGAGTcggaagatgaagatggggagaggaggccgCTTTTGACAACGACGAGGGAGCGGCAAAGGCAACgggaaagagaaggagaggcagaagggagggagggagccGGCATGACCAAGACTTTTTTTACTCTGCTCAAGGCGTTTGTCGGGACGGGGATCATGTTCTTGCCCAAGGCCTTTAGCAATGGTGGCTTGCTATTTAGCAGCTTGGCCATGGTGGGGGTGTCGGCGATTTCGATGTGGGCGTTTCACCTGCTCCtggagctgaaggagaggtATAGGGGGGGCTATGGCGAGATTGGGTATGCCGTTGCCGGGGGCAGGATGAGGGGCCTGATTTTGGCGAGTATCGCGCTGAGTCAGTTGGGGTTTGTATGCGCGGGCATTGTGTTTGTGGCGGAGAATTTGTTGACATTCTTCGAGGCGGTGATGAAGGATAGTCGGAGCTTCACAACGGCTGGACTAATCGCGCTGCAGTTGGTGATTTTGGTACCTTTGAGTTGGATCAGGAATATTTCCAAGCTGGGACCTGCGGCATTGCTGGCGGACGCGTGTATCCTGGTTGGGGTTACCTACATTTATTGGTATGATATCACGAGTTTGGTGGATATGGGAGGGATGGACAAGGGCGTGGTCATGTTCAACCCGGATAGGTACACCATGATGGTTGGGTCGGCCATTTTCACATTTGAAGGGATCGGCCTGATTTTGCCCATTCAGTCGAGCATGGCCAGGCCGGAAAAGTTCGAATGGTTGCTGGGCGTTGTGATGTTGATCATCACTATCGTTTTCACAAGCGTCGGTGCCCTGTGCTATGCCACCTTTGGTCTGGACACTCAGATCGAAATCATCAACAACTTTCCCCAAGATTCAAAGCTTGTCAACGCGATTCAGTTCCTGTACTCGGTTGCCATTCTGGTCGGCACGCCGGTTCAGCTGTTTCCCGCGCTCAGAATCCTCGAAACCAAGATCTTTGGACGCAAGTCAGGCAAGAAGAGTTTGAAGACAAAGTGGATCAAGAACGGGTTCCGCTTCGCCATGGTTTGCCTTTGTGGAGTCATCTCGGTGCTGGGAACAGGAAATCTTGACAAGTTTGTCGCACTTATCGGGAGTGCGGCTTGCGTTCCGCTCGTCTACGTCTACCCAGCCTGGCTTCACTACAAGGGGGCGGCTGAAACCAAGGCTGCCAAACTTGGAGATCTTGCCATGGTGGTACTGGGcttggtggggatggtgtaCACGACGGCTGTGACGATTATTAACAGCTTCATGTAA
- the ARG4 gene encoding argininosuccinate lyase (COG:E; BUSCO:EOG092621S9; EggNog:ENOG503NVYH) gives MAPTQTPTLLWGGRFTEAIDDLMFQFNESLSFDRVLYKADIHGSITYAKALHKLNILSDEELGEIVNGLQQVEKEWAEGKFVIDVKSDEDIHTANERRLGEIIGKAAGKLHTGRSRNEQVGVDMRLWAGEQLDQLAAILKDVLATTAAQAKEYLPVLMPGYTHLQRAQPVRFSHWLLSHATFLIGDLNRLKGVQERTSACPLGVGALAGNPFGIDREFMAKDLGFASVHPNSLACVADRDFVVDILQWASLLMAHLSRLSEDLILFSTAEFGFVQVADAYSTGSSLMPQKKNPDSLELIRGKAGRVMGQASGFLASLKSLPTSYNKDLQESVEPMIDCIKTVSTCLRIMQGVLATLKVYPEKMKAALTDDMLATDVADYLVRKGVPFRQTHHIAGAIVRRGEEAGVAISKLPLDDFKQISPLFEADVADVFDFEKSVERRNTYGGTSSSSVLAQIEAIQKLVQQQ, from the exons TGGCTCCCACACAGACCCCCACGCTCCTCTGGGGTGGCAGATTTACCG AGGCCATCGACGACTTGATGTTCCAGTTCAACGAGTCCCTTTCCTTTGACAGGGTGCTCTACAAGGCCGATATCCACGGCTCCATCACCTATGCCAAGGCCCTCCACaagctcaacatcctctCCGACGAGGAGCTCGGCGAAATCGTCAACGGCCTCCAGCAGGTCGAGAAGGAGTGGGCCGAGGGCAAGTTCGTTATCGATGTCAAGTCAGACGAGGATATCCACACGGCCAATGAGCGCCGCCTGGGCGAGATCATTGGCAAGGCTGCTGGCAAGCTGCACACTGGCCGCTCCCGAAACGAGCAGGTCGGTGTTGACATGCGTCTCTGGGCCGGCGAACAGCTCGACCAGCTTGCTGCTATCCTCAAGGATGTCCTCGCGACCACGGCCGCGCAGGCCAAGGAGTACCTCCCCGTCCTGATGCCAGGATACACTCATCTCCAGCGCGCCCAACCAGTGCGCTTCTCCCACTGGCTCCTGTCACACGCCACCTTCCTCATTGGCGATCTCAACCGCCTGAAGGGTGTGCAGGAGAGGACATCTGCCTGCCCTCTGGGTGTCGGCGCCCTCGCCGGCAACCCCTTTGGCATTGACCGTGAGTTTATGGCCAAGGACCTCGGCTTCGCCTCGGTCCACCCAAACAGCTTGGCCTGTGTCGCCGACCGAGACTTCGTCGTGGACATTCTCCAGTGGGCGAGTTTGTTGATGGCCCATCTCTCCCGCCTCAGCGAGGATCTGATCCTCTTCTCCACGGCCGAATTTGGCTTTGTTCAAGTCGCCGATGCCTACAGCACTGGCAGCAGTCTGATgccccagaagaagaacccCGACAGCTTGGAGCTCATCCGTGGTAAGGCTGGCAGAGTTATGGGACAG GCTTCCGGTTTCCTTGCCTCCCTCAAGTCTCTTCCCACCTCTTACAACAAGGATCTCCAGGAATCTGTCGAGCCCATGATTGACTGCATCAAGACCGTTTCCACATGCCTGCGGATCATGCAGGGCGTACTTGCCACCCTCAAGGTCTACCCTGAAAAGATGAAGGCTGCCCTCACCGACGACATGCTCGCCACCGATGTGGCTGACTACCTCGTCCGCAAGGGTGTGCCTTTCAGACAGACTCACCACATCGCCGGTGCCATCGTCCGCAGGGGTGAGGAGGCTGGCGTGGCCATCTCCAAGCTTCCCCTCGACGACTTCAAGCAGATCTCGCCCTTGTTCGAGGCTGACGTTGCTGATGTATTCGACTTTGAGAAGAGTGTTGAGAGAAGGAACACGTACGGTGGCACGAGCAGCTCCTCGGTGCTGGCGCAGATTGAGGCCATTCAGAAGCTTGTGCAACAACAGTGA